In one Streptomyces sp. NBC_01288 genomic region, the following are encoded:
- a CDS encoding non-ribosomal peptide synthetase, giving the protein MEIIPRWTLTPVPGVAEYEVSLPDGPLIEPAALKVAHAKVLGALSGEPAEEDPALQVSVTGRTLRLRYRTDVLDAEAAARIAGYHLTALTEPDRPMLLSDAELRFQLDELAGPPRELPDRRVHELFEDMVAVCPDAVAAVQGDRQLTYRELNSRANQLSRALLSRGLTREGVVAVVLERNLDWMAAVLAVFKAGGVYLPVEPHFPADRVARVLERAACELVLTERGSDGALGDPTDGTLYVDEAYSEGHSDGDLGIAVSPGQLAYIYFTSGSTGEPKGAMCEHAGFLNHVFAKLDDLGIGAGQVVAQTAPQCFDISLWQLVCAPLVGGRTLLVGQDVILDVARFVDTIEAGRVNVLQVVPSYLEAVLAELERQPRELPDLRCVSVTGEAVKKELVDRWFAARPGVRLVNAYGLTETSDDTNHEVMDRAPDGDRVPLGRPVANVRVYVVDEDLVPVPLGAPGEIVFSGVCVGRGYVNDPERTRAAFTEDPYRPGERLYRSGDHGRWRPDGKLEFLGRRDSQVKIRGFRIEIGEIENALLRVDGVRDGAVVVVRGTQLVAFCTGPLPVEAGAVRSTLAESLPAYMVPSVVHWRASLPLTANGKTDRRTLTALAGDLDAVGDGPDTPAERRLAAAWAVVLGIPAERIGRQDHFFDRGGTSLAAVKLAVALDRAISLKDVTRHPVLADLAGLLDPPVSS; this is encoded by the coding sequence CGGCGTTGCAGGTGAGCGTCACCGGCCGCACGCTGCGGTTGCGGTACCGCACCGACGTCCTGGACGCCGAGGCCGCCGCCCGCATCGCGGGCTATCACCTCACCGCGCTCACCGAGCCGGACCGGCCCATGCTGCTGTCGGACGCCGAACTCCGCTTCCAGCTCGACGAGTTGGCGGGGCCGCCGCGTGAACTGCCCGACCGGCGGGTGCACGAGCTGTTCGAGGACATGGTGGCGGTGTGCCCGGACGCGGTCGCCGCCGTGCAGGGCGACCGGCAGTTGACGTACCGGGAACTCAACTCCCGCGCGAACCAGCTGAGTCGGGCGCTGCTCTCCCGGGGACTGACCCGCGAGGGTGTCGTCGCCGTGGTGCTGGAGCGGAACCTGGACTGGATGGCCGCCGTGCTGGCCGTGTTCAAGGCGGGCGGCGTGTATCTGCCCGTCGAGCCGCACTTCCCGGCCGACCGGGTGGCGAGAGTCCTCGAACGCGCCGCGTGCGAGCTGGTGTTGACCGAGCGCGGCAGCGACGGCGCGCTGGGCGACCCGACCGACGGCACGCTCTATGTCGACGAGGCGTATTCCGAGGGCCACTCGGACGGCGATCTCGGTATCGCGGTGTCGCCGGGTCAACTCGCCTACATCTACTTCACGTCGGGCTCCACGGGTGAGCCCAAGGGCGCCATGTGCGAGCACGCGGGTTTCCTCAACCACGTGTTCGCCAAGCTGGACGACCTGGGGATCGGGGCCGGACAGGTGGTCGCGCAGACCGCGCCGCAGTGCTTCGACATCTCGCTGTGGCAGTTGGTCTGTGCGCCGCTCGTGGGCGGGCGGACGCTGCTGGTGGGGCAGGACGTGATCCTGGACGTGGCGCGGTTCGTCGACACGATCGAGGCGGGGCGCGTGAACGTGCTCCAGGTCGTGCCGTCGTATCTGGAGGCCGTGCTGGCCGAGTTGGAGCGGCAGCCGCGTGAACTCCCCGATCTGCGCTGTGTGTCGGTCACCGGGGAGGCTGTGAAGAAGGAGCTCGTGGACCGCTGGTTCGCGGCGCGACCCGGGGTGCGGCTCGTCAACGCCTATGGCCTGACGGAGACTTCGGACGACACCAACCACGAGGTCATGGACCGGGCACCGGACGGCGACCGCGTCCCGCTCGGCCGGCCCGTCGCCAATGTGCGGGTGTATGTCGTCGACGAGGATCTGGTGCCCGTGCCGCTGGGGGCGCCCGGCGAGATCGTGTTCTCCGGTGTGTGCGTGGGCCGGGGGTACGTCAACGATCCCGAGCGGACGAGGGCCGCCTTCACCGAGGACCCGTACCGGCCCGGTGAGCGGCTGTACCGCAGCGGTGACCACGGGCGCTGGCGGCCGGACGGGAAGCTGGAGTTCCTGGGGCGCCGGGACAGCCAGGTGAAGATCCGCGGCTTCCGTATCGAGATCGGCGAGATCGAGAACGCGCTGCTGCGGGTGGACGGGGTGCGGGACGGCGCGGTCGTCGTCGTGCGCGGGACACAGCTGGTGGCGTTCTGCACCGGCCCGCTGCCCGTCGAGGCCGGCGCGGTGCGGTCCACGCTCGCCGAGTCGCTGCCCGCGTACATGGTGCCGTCGGTCGTGCACTGGCGGGCGAGCCTGCCGCTGACCGCCAACGGCAAGACCGACCGCAGGACGCTCACCGCGCTCGCCGGTGACCTGGACGCCGTGGGCGACGGGCCGGACACGCCCGCCGAGCGGCGGCTGGCGGCGGCCTGGGCGGTGGTGCTCGGCATCCCGGCCGAGCGGATCGGCCGCCAGGACCACTTCTTCGACCGCGGCGGCACCTCGCTGGCCGCGGTGAAGCTGGCGGTCGCCCTCGACCGGGCGATCAGCCTCAAGGACGTCACCCGACACCCGGTCCTCGCGGACCTGGCCGGACTGCTGGACCCGCCCGTCTCCTCCTGA